In Kushneria marisflavi, the following are encoded in one genomic region:
- a CDS encoding BCCT family transporter: MADDANPPTVAKLNPPVFYTSAGIIVAFVIFAVVAPELAGSAFGQAQSWVIDTFGWFYLLAMGVYLIFALYLAMSRHGQVRLGPDHSEPEYSYSSWFAMLFAAGMGIGIMYYGVAEPVTHYMNPPTGEGSTPAAARQAMEITFFHWGLHPWGVYAVVALALAYFSFRHNLPLRLSSALYPLIGKRIHGPIGYAVDIFAVFGTMFGLATSLGLGVMQISSGLNFLFGFPDTLMSQIILIAAITGAATCSVSLGLDGGVKRLSEMNLWLVFVLLLFVIVVGPTLFSFQSLAQNVGSYFSGVVDRTFNIYAYLGDEDANTWLGNWTLFYWGWWIAWSPFVGMFVARVSRGRRIREFVLGVLFVPAGFNFIWMTFFGDGAIHMIATEGLSQLSDAVNQSSSIALFEFLNLLPMSSVTSTIAVLLVATFFVTSADSGSLVMDLLTSKDGDESPVLQRIFWAVSSGVVAVALLIAGGLQALQAAALLAALPFSVILMVICYGLLKALRVEAVKQDSLRHLMNTPGNVSRVAAGNTPGKTDYWQTRLQTLVTSPRRQQVSTFLHDTAEVAMKEVGEEFEKQSLDIRITEEDDRCYLRVDHGEENDFVYGVRIRRYAAPSFAMSGMRRHDSSKDNNDYRAEVFLREGGQKYNIMGYTKQQVIGDILDQYEKHLHFLHIMR; encoded by the coding sequence ATGGCTGATGACGCCAATCCGCCTACCGTTGCCAAACTGAACCCGCCCGTTTTTTATACCTCTGCCGGCATTATCGTTGCCTTTGTCATCTTTGCCGTCGTGGCCCCAGAGCTTGCCGGCAGCGCCTTTGGCCAGGCCCAGAGCTGGGTGATCGATACCTTTGGCTGGTTCTATCTGCTTGCCATGGGGGTGTATCTCATCTTCGCCCTCTATCTGGCCATGTCACGCCACGGTCAGGTCCGACTGGGGCCGGATCACAGTGAACCCGAATACAGCTATAGCTCGTGGTTTGCGATGCTGTTTGCCGCCGGTATGGGTATCGGCATCATGTACTACGGGGTCGCCGAGCCGGTGACGCACTACATGAACCCACCCACCGGCGAGGGCAGCACGCCAGCGGCCGCCAGGCAGGCCATGGAGATCACCTTCTTTCACTGGGGGCTTCACCCCTGGGGCGTTTATGCCGTCGTGGCACTGGCACTGGCCTATTTCAGCTTTCGCCATAACCTGCCGCTGCGCCTGAGCTCCGCACTTTATCCACTGATCGGCAAGCGCATTCATGGCCCGATCGGTTACGCCGTCGATATCTTTGCCGTCTTTGGCACCATGTTCGGTCTGGCAACCTCGCTGGGCCTGGGCGTCATGCAGATCAGTTCGGGACTCAACTTCCTGTTCGGCTTTCCCGACACGCTGATGAGCCAGATCATCCTGATTGCCGCCATCACGGGGGCCGCGACCTGCTCGGTGTCTCTGGGACTGGATGGCGGGGTCAAGCGCCTGTCGGAAATGAACCTGTGGCTGGTCTTTGTGCTGCTGCTGTTTGTGATCGTGGTCGGTCCGACACTGTTCAGCTTTCAGTCGCTGGCGCAGAACGTGGGCTCCTACTTTTCCGGCGTGGTGGATCGTACCTTTAACATCTACGCCTATCTGGGCGATGAAGACGCCAATACCTGGCTGGGCAACTGGACGCTGTTTTACTGGGGCTGGTGGATTGCCTGGTCGCCCTTTGTCGGCATGTTTGTCGCACGCGTGTCTCGTGGCCGCCGCATTCGCGAATTTGTTCTGGGCGTGCTGTTTGTGCCGGCCGGCTTTAATTTCATCTGGATGACCTTTTTCGGCGATGGCGCCATCCACATGATCGCCACCGAAGGGCTGAGCCAGCTGTCAGACGCCGTCAATCAAAGCAGTTCGATCGCGCTGTTCGAGTTCCTGAACCTGCTGCCGATGTCGTCAGTGACCTCAACGATTGCCGTGCTGCTGGTGGCCACCTTCTTTGTGACCTCGGCCGACTCGGGCTCGCTGGTCATGGATCTTCTGACCTCAAAGGACGGTGACGAATCCCCGGTGCTTCAGCGTATCTTCTGGGCCGTCAGCTCCGGCGTGGTCGCCGTTGCCCTGCTGATTGCCGGTGGCCTGCAGGCCCTTCAGGCCGCTGCCCTGCTGGCCGCGCTGCCCTTCTCGGTCATTTTAATGGTGATCTGCTATGGGCTGCTCAAGGCGCTCAGGGTCGAGGCCGTCAAGCAGGACAGCCTGCGCCATTTGATGAACACACCGGGCAACGTCTCTAGAGTGGCGGCCGGCAACACACCCGGCAAGACCGACTACTGGCAGACGCGTCTGCAAACGCTGGTAACCTCGCCGCGCAGGCAGCAGGTCTCGACGTTTTTGCATGACACCGCCGAGGTGGCCATGAAGGAGGTCGGCGAGGAGTTTGAAAAACAGTCGCTTGATATCAGGATCACCGAAGAGGATGACCGCTGCTATCTGCGCGTGGACCACGGCGAGGAGAACGACTTCGTCTATGGCGTGCGTATTCGCCGCTACGCTGCGCCCTCCTTTGCCATGAGCGGCATGCGACGTCATGACAGCTCGAAGGACAACAACGACTATCGCGCCGAAGTCTTCCTGCGCGAAGGCGGGCAGAAATACAACATCATGGGCTATACGAAACAGCAGGTGATCGGTGACATTCTCGATCAGTATGAAAAACACCTGCATTTCCTGCATATCATGCGCTAG
- a CDS encoding TRAP transporter large permease has protein sequence MLIGLGVLMLVLLLLGFPMMVPLAAGTLYMMFTGMTFFGPDQAVSWMINGVGSWVLAAVPMFIFAADILTKGHTANRLLDVVDVFTRHLRGGLPITTAASCALFGAVSGSTQATVVAMGGPMRPRLLQKGYSDAFTLALIINASDVALLIPPSIGFIIYGVAMQTSIGDLFLAGILPGLLIMVMFSLYCWIDSRLKGIEPDPKASWRERGRALRRVILPLGFPILVVGGIYGGFFSAVEASAVAVAYALLLEVVIYRQVRIRELGSLALSTGMITAVVFILVAIGAAFSQALATAGVPQQILGPIIESIGDSQFLALLLIAVAFFIGCMFVDPIVVILILVPIFKPLVQSTGLDPVHVGVIVTLQAAIGSATPPFGCDIFTAIAVFRRPYLEVIRGTPPFILVLLLATLILIVFPQISLLLPSLGGD, from the coding sequence ATGCTGATAGGGCTTGGTGTGCTCATGCTCGTGCTGCTGCTGTTGGGGTTTCCCATGATGGTCCCCCTGGCGGCCGGCACGCTTTACATGATGTTTACCGGAATGACCTTTTTTGGCCCAGACCAGGCGGTCAGCTGGATGATCAATGGGGTCGGCAGCTGGGTACTGGCCGCCGTGCCCATGTTCATTTTTGCCGCGGATATTTTGACCAAGGGCCACACCGCCAATCGACTGCTGGATGTGGTCGATGTCTTTACGCGCCACCTGCGTGGCGGTCTTCCCATCACTACTGCCGCATCCTGTGCCCTGTTTGGGGCCGTTTCAGGCTCCACTCAGGCCACCGTCGTAGCCATGGGCGGACCGATGCGCCCTCGCCTGCTTCAGAAAGGATATTCCGACGCTTTTACGCTGGCTCTGATCATCAATGCCAGTGATGTGGCCCTGCTGATTCCGCCCAGCATCGGCTTCATTATCTATGGCGTGGCGATGCAGACCTCGATCGGTGATCTCTTTCTGGCCGGCATCCTGCCGGGGCTTTTGATCATGGTCATGTTTTCGCTCTACTGCTGGATCGATTCTCGTCTAAAGGGCATTGAACCCGACCCGAAGGCCTCATGGCGTGAACGAGGACGTGCGCTTCGTCGCGTCATCCTCCCGCTGGGCTTTCCGATACTGGTGGTGGGCGGAATCTATGGAGGATTTTTCAGCGCCGTTGAAGCCTCGGCCGTGGCGGTGGCCTATGCCCTGCTGCTGGAAGTGGTGATCTATCGACAGGTCAGGATTCGTGAGCTTGGCAGTCTGGCGCTCTCGACCGGCATGATTACCGCTGTGGTCTTCATTCTGGTGGCGATCGGTGCGGCCTTTTCTCAGGCACTGGCAACGGCGGGCGTTCCCCAGCAGATTCTGGGACCAATCATCGAGAGCATCGGAGACAGTCAGTTTCTGGCGCTGCTTCTGATTGCCGTGGCCTTCTTTATTGGCTGCATGTTTGTCGACCCCATTGTGGTCATCCTGATTCTGGTGCCCATTTTCAAACCGCTGGTGCAGTCGACCGGGCTGGACCCGGTGCATGTCGGGGTCATCGTGACGCTTCAGGCGGCTATCGGTTCGGCCACACCTCCCTTTGGCTGCGATATCTTTACGGCCATCGCCGTCTTTCGTCGCCCCTATCTGGAGGTCATTCGAGGCACGCCACCCTTTATTCTCGTCCTGTTGCTGGCCACGCTGATTCTGATCGTCTTTCCACAGATCTCGCTGCTGCTGCCCTCGCTCGGCGGTGACTGA
- a CDS encoding glycerate kinase — MHILIAPDSFKDALGATDAANAIAEGVRQAAPNADWTLCPLGDGGEGTLEALLTASGAEARSLEVHDALNRPRMAQWGWIEARRTAIVELAEASGLQHLTQEERDALHTTTRGVGELIHATLEAGAEHLILTLGGSATNDGGAGMMSALGVRFLDNNDQPLEPGGAALAGLSRIDLSGIDPRLSQLTVEAAVDVNNPLCGDQGASAIFGPQKGATKDQVGQLDHALARLADITVDATGRDHRDSAGAGAAGGMGFAALAFLNATLRPGIELVMEQVGFEKTLEHTDLVITGEGRLDGQSLSGKTPIGVSRAARRMGVPCVVLAGKLDSGWEKALEEGVTAAFALADGPMALEEALERTPELLSARSASIVRLFQHGR; from the coding sequence ATGCATATTCTGATTGCCCCCGACAGCTTCAAGGATGCCCTGGGCGCTACGGACGCCGCCAACGCCATCGCCGAAGGCGTTCGCCAGGCGGCACCGAATGCCGACTGGACACTTTGTCCGCTGGGCGATGGCGGCGAAGGCACGCTGGAAGCCCTGCTGACCGCCAGTGGGGCCGAAGCGCGCAGTCTTGAGGTTCATGACGCCCTGAACCGTCCTCGCATGGCGCAGTGGGGCTGGATCGAGGCACGCCGAACCGCCATCGTCGAACTGGCGGAGGCCAGCGGTCTGCAGCATCTGACGCAGGAAGAGCGCGACGCCCTGCATACCACCACCCGGGGCGTGGGCGAGCTGATTCATGCCACCCTCGAAGCCGGGGCCGAGCACCTGATTCTGACACTGGGCGGCAGCGCCACCAATGACGGCGGTGCCGGCATGATGAGCGCACTGGGCGTGCGTTTTCTGGACAACAACGACCAACCCCTCGAGCCCGGCGGCGCCGCTCTGGCCGGGCTTTCCCGCATCGACCTTTCAGGGATCGACCCGCGCCTTTCGCAGCTGACGGTCGAGGCCGCCGTGGATGTGAATAACCCGTTATGCGGCGATCAGGGCGCCAGCGCCATTTTCGGGCCGCAAAAGGGCGCAACAAAAGATCAGGTGGGTCAGCTTGATCACGCACTGGCAAGGCTTGCCGACATCACTGTTGATGCGACCGGACGGGATCATCGTGACAGCGCAGGGGCCGGCGCCGCCGGTGGCATGGGCTTTGCCGCACTGGCCTTTTTGAACGCCACGCTGCGCCCGGGCATTGAGCTGGTCATGGAACAGGTCGGCTTTGAAAAGACGCTGGAACATACCGACCTGGTCATCACCGGCGAGGGCCGGCTGGATGGCCAGAGCCTGTCCGGCAAGACCCCGATTGGCGTTTCGCGCGCGGCCCGCCGCATGGGCGTGCCCTGCGTGGTACTGGCCGGCAAGCTGGACAGTGGCTGGGAGAAGGCGCTCGAAGAAGGGGTAACCGCCGCGTTTGCGCTGGCCGACGGCCCGATGGCACTGGAAGAAGCGCTTGAGCGCACGCCCGAGCTTTTAAGTGCGCGCAGCGCCTCGATCGTTCGACTGTTCCAGCATGGGCGCTGA
- a CDS encoding aldo/keto reductase, with protein sequence METIQLPNSDLRPSRIALGTWAIGGWKWGGTDEKQSIATVQSAVERGITCIDTAAVYGFGESERLVGKALKEGGIRDKAVLATKCGLNWNEDGPYRDASRGRIEQEINDSLKRLQTDYIDLYQLHWPDPTVELEEAATVLRELKDSGKIRAVGVSNFSVEQMRAFQEICPLSTMQPPYNLFEREIEHDILPAIREDGVGTLTYGALCRGLLSGKMNRDTTFNGDDLRNSDPKFQSPRFEQYISAVEKLDAYAQEHYNKRVLHLALRWLLDQPGVSVALWGARRPDQLDPANEVMGWSLDDKAMRDIDAILSECITDPVGPEFMAPPTRNEA encoded by the coding sequence ATGGAAACGATTCAACTCCCCAACAGTGATCTCAGGCCTTCTCGCATTGCACTCGGCACCTGGGCCATTGGTGGCTGGAAATGGGGCGGCACCGACGAAAAGCAGTCCATTGCGACCGTCCAGAGTGCCGTCGAGCGCGGCATTACCTGCATCGATACTGCCGCGGTCTATGGCTTTGGCGAATCCGAGCGCCTGGTCGGCAAGGCGCTCAAGGAAGGCGGCATTCGTGACAAGGCGGTGCTGGCGACCAAGTGTGGCCTGAACTGGAACGAAGACGGCCCCTATCGCGATGCCAGCCGTGGACGCATCGAGCAGGAAATCAACGACAGCCTCAAGCGACTGCAGACCGACTATATCGATCTTTATCAGCTGCACTGGCCGGACCCGACCGTTGAACTCGAGGAAGCCGCCACCGTACTGCGTGAACTGAAGGACAGCGGCAAGATCCGGGCTGTGGGGGTCTCTAACTTCTCGGTCGAACAGATGCGTGCTTTCCAGGAGATCTGCCCGCTCTCCACCATGCAGCCGCCCTACAACCTGTTTGAACGCGAGATCGAGCACGACATCCTGCCGGCCATTCGCGAAGACGGTGTGGGCACTCTGACCTATGGCGCCCTGTGCCGAGGCCTGCTCTCCGGCAAGATGAACCGCGACACCACCTTCAATGGTGATGATCTGCGCAACAGCGACCCGAAATTCCAGTCGCCGCGGTTTGAGCAGTACATCAGCGCGGTCGAAAAGCTCGATGCCTATGCCCAGGAGCACTATAACAAACGTGTTCTGCATCTGGCCCTGCGCTGGCTGCTCGATCAGCCCGGCGTCTCGGTGGCGCTGTGGGGTGCCCGTCGCCCGGACCAGCTCGACCCGGCCAACGAGGTCATGGGCTGGTCACTCGATGACAAGGCCATGCGTGACATCGATGCCATTCTCTCGGAGTGCATCACTGACCCGGTCGGGCCGGAGTTCATGGCGCCGCCGACGAGGAACGAGGCGTAA
- a CDS encoding Na+/H+ antiporter yields the protein MHIVLLALALILVAAGSGILARFVPRIPLPILQIAIGALLAWLETPLDISLEPETFMLLFVPPLLFADAWQFPQRELTSLRHPIIALAVGLVLFTVVCAGFLIHWLLPNLPLAVCFALAAILSPTDAVAVSAISGQLGIPPRLMHILEGESLMNDASALVSLKFAVAAAMTGAFSFGQVSLQFALITFVGISVGIALAFLFSTIRRKLIDRRGTESSTEILLVMLTIPFAAYLIAEHFEGSGIMAAVSAGLTINRTELKRYAQTRTRMQMNHFWEILTFLLNAMVFLLLGLQLPDIIGGAIEVSLNNVRSFSLPELAFYVVVISLALMLLRLFWIMGAVYLSRLSSRRRRSAHVPLSSRIMAIGTVAGIRGTITLAAALSLPLTLPGGGAFPGRELVIFLATGVILFTLLLGSVVLPLLLRRMEQPDDSWRDEEARSARHAASLAAIEAIESWYSDAQKRHDTELERSVLTETSARMIGYYRNLITINDKRSSSERHEYDQRFSREMRLAAIRAERREYYRLRSTHQIDDHTLRRLVRELDLVEMALAPGTR from the coding sequence ATGCATATTGTTTTACTGGCACTGGCGCTGATTCTGGTGGCCGCCGGCAGCGGCATACTGGCACGCTTTGTCCCACGCATTCCCCTGCCCATTTTGCAGATCGCGATAGGCGCCCTGCTGGCCTGGCTGGAAACACCGCTGGACATCAGCCTTGAGCCCGAGACCTTCATGCTGCTGTTTGTGCCGCCGCTGCTGTTTGCCGATGCCTGGCAGTTTCCCCAGCGAGAACTGACCTCGCTGCGCCACCCGATCATCGCGCTGGCCGTGGGCCTGGTGCTGTTTACCGTGGTGTGCGCCGGCTTCCTGATTCACTGGCTGCTGCCCAACCTGCCGCTGGCCGTCTGTTTTGCCCTGGCCGCCATCCTCTCTCCCACTGATGCCGTAGCGGTATCTGCCATTTCCGGCCAGCTGGGCATCCCGCCGCGCCTGATGCATATTCTTGAAGGCGAGTCGTTGATGAACGATGCCTCGGCGCTGGTATCGCTCAAGTTTGCCGTGGCCGCGGCCATGACCGGCGCCTTCTCCTTTGGTCAGGTCAGCCTGCAGTTTGCCCTGATCACTTTTGTCGGCATCTCGGTCGGGATTGCGCTGGCCTTTCTCTTCTCGACCATCCGCCGCAAGCTGATCGACCGGCGCGGCACCGAGTCTTCCACCGAAATCCTGCTGGTCATGTTGACGATCCCCTTTGCGGCCTACCTGATTGCCGAGCATTTTGAAGGCTCGGGCATCATGGCGGCCGTCTCGGCCGGCCTTACCATCAACCGCACCGAACTCAAGCGCTACGCCCAGACCCGCACCCGCATGCAGATGAACCATTTCTGGGAAATTCTGACCTTTTTACTCAATGCGATGGTCTTTTTGCTGCTGGGTCTGCAGTTGCCAGACATCATTGGCGGGGCCATCGAGGTATCACTCAATAACGTGCGCAGCTTCAGTCTGCCGGAACTGGCGTTTTATGTGGTCGTGATCTCGCTGGCCCTGATGCTGCTGCGTCTTTTCTGGATCATGGGGGCGGTCTATCTGTCGAGGCTATCATCACGGCGGCGGCGCTCGGCGCATGTGCCCCTGTCCAGTCGCATCATGGCCATTGGGACGGTGGCCGGCATTCGCGGCACCATCACGCTGGCCGCTGCGCTGTCGCTGCCGCTGACGCTGCCTGGTGGCGGGGCCTTTCCCGGACGCGAGCTGGTGATCTTTCTGGCCACCGGGGTCATTCTTTTTACCCTGCTGCTGGGCAGCGTTGTTCTGCCGCTGCTTTTGCGCCGCATGGAACAGCCCGATGACAGCTGGCGCGATGAAGAGGCCCGCTCGGCGCGTCATGCCGCCTCACTTGCCGCCATCGAGGCCATCGAGAGCTGGTACAGCGACGCACAAAAGCGCCATGACACGGAGCTTGAACGCTCGGTGCTGACCGAGACCAGCGCCCGCATGATCGGCTACTACCGCAACCTGATCACCATTAATGACAAGCGTTCAAGCTCCGAACGACACGAATATGACCAGCGCTTTTCCCGAGAGATGCGTCTGGCGGCCATACGCGCCGAGCGGCGCGAATACTATCGGCTGCGCTCGACGCATCAGATCGATGATCACACCCTGCGACGGCTGGTACGCGAGCTGGACCTGGTCGAAATGGCGCTGGCTCCCGGCACCCGATAG
- a CDS encoding type 1 glutamine amidotransferase domain-containing protein yields the protein MSQDLMGVRVAIMATDGFEESELAVPRATLTAEGIEVHIVAPERGTIRAWAETQWGEDYPVDKSLDEVSSHDYHALVLPGGVLNPDNLRTNEKALTFARDFFKEGKPVAAICHAAWTLINAGVVEGRRMTSVPSLRKDLENAGAKWEDSEVVCDSALVTSRLPKDLDAFCSKLIEEIHEGRHRKQHA from the coding sequence ATGAGTCAGGATCTAATGGGCGTTCGCGTCGCGATTATGGCTACCGACGGCTTTGAAGAGTCGGAGCTGGCCGTACCCAGGGCCACGCTGACCGCCGAGGGCATCGAAGTACACATTGTCGCCCCCGAACGCGGCACGATTCGTGCCTGGGCCGAAACCCAATGGGGTGAGGACTATCCCGTCGACAAGAGCCTCGATGAAGTCAGCTCGCACGACTACCACGCGCTGGTACTGCCGGGCGGCGTCCTCAACCCGGATAACCTGCGCACCAATGAGAAGGCGCTGACCTTCGCCCGCGATTTCTTCAAGGAAGGCAAGCCGGTAGCCGCCATCTGCCACGCGGCCTGGACACTGATCAACGCAGGCGTGGTCGAGGGTCGCCGCATGACTTCGGTTCCGTCGCTTCGCAAGGATCTGGAAAATGCCGGCGCGAAGTGGGAAGACAGTGAGGTCGTCTGCGATAGCGCTCTTGTCACCAGCCGTCTGCCGAAGGATCTGGATGCCTTTTGCAGCAAGCTGATCGAAGAGATTCATGAAGGCCGTCATCGCAAGCAGCACGCGTAA
- a CDS encoding type 1 glutamine amidotransferase domain-containing protein, whose product MSELKGTKVAILATDGFEESELSSPKKALEAQSIEVHVVSLKKDGIKAWAETDWGDKYPVDKVLDEVSADDYDALMLPGGHFNPDTLRTSEPALSFVRDFFKAGKPVGAICHAPWILISAEVVDGRRMTSVPTIAQDLKNAGAQWEDSEVVCDSALVTSRTPKDLNAFNNKLIEEIKEGRHRNQHA is encoded by the coding sequence ATGAGCGAACTAAAAGGTACCAAGGTTGCCATTCTGGCCACCGACGGTTTTGAAGAGTCCGAGCTTTCCTCGCCGAAAAAGGCACTGGAAGCGCAAAGCATTGAAGTGCACGTCGTGTCACTGAAGAAAGACGGCATCAAGGCCTGGGCGGAAACCGACTGGGGCGATAAGTATCCGGTCGACAAGGTGCTCGATGAAGTCAGCGCCGACGATTATGATGCACTGATGCTGCCGGGTGGTCATTTCAATCCGGATACCCTACGCACCAGCGAACCGGCACTGAGTTTCGTGCGCGATTTCTTCAAGGCCGGCAAGCCGGTAGGCGCGATCTGCCACGCTCCATGGATTCTGATCAGCGCCGAGGTGGTCGACGGTCGACGCATGACGTCCGTCCCCACCATTGCGCAGGATCTGAAAAACGCCGGCGCCCAGTGGGAAGACAGCGAAGTGGTCTGTGACAGCGCGCTGGTCACCAGCCGCACGCCAAAGGATCTCAACGCCTTCAACAACAAGTTGATTGAAGAGATCAAGGAAGGGCGTCACCGCAACCAGCACGCCTGA
- a CDS encoding TRAP transporter small permease: MSQTSSLKSDDQHSSALLRTLLMLDRGLGLIEKTIVAGSILVMALLMSAHVVGNIVLGQGITGTYEMTEMLIVIITFVGVGYAARHARHISMSAFYEQLSGQRRKALLILICLGTALLMFYFSYKSIEYVITIHDRGRTSASLQMPLWIVYLALPIGFALAGIQYVLTVIRNLTTPGIWRSLTEQEGYNDAPLPDSENEGADTTRD, translated from the coding sequence ATGAGCCAGACCTCTTCCTTAAAAAGTGATGATCAACACTCGAGTGCACTGCTGCGCACCCTGCTGATGCTGGATCGCGGACTGGGCCTGATCGAAAAAACCATCGTTGCCGGCAGCATTCTCGTCATGGCGCTTTTGATGAGCGCTCATGTCGTGGGCAACATTGTCCTTGGTCAGGGCATCACCGGTACTTATGAAATGACCGAGATGCTGATCGTGATCATTACCTTTGTCGGTGTCGGCTATGCCGCCCGTCACGCCCGACACATCAGCATGTCAGCGTTTTATGAACAGCTCAGTGGCCAGCGCCGCAAGGCCCTTCTGATACTGATCTGTCTGGGAACGGCGCTTTTGATGTTCTACTTCAGCTACAAATCCATCGAGTATGTCATCACCATCCATGACCGCGGCCGTACCAGCGCCTCACTGCAGATGCCGCTGTGGATCGTTTATCTCGCCCTCCCCATCGGTTTTGCGCTCGCCGGCATTCAATATGTCCTGACAGTCATTCGTAACCTGACCACCCCCGGCATCTGGCGCTCTCTTACGGAACAGGAGGGTTACAACGATGCGCCGCTGCCCGACAGCGAAAACGAGGGTGCCGACACGACTCGCGATTGA
- a CDS encoding DNA recombination protein RmuC, translating to MNSAVLISFAVTALAVAALIALWRRGQHQRTLVETLEEELERLREQVGDTERMLAEREALLEREQTHTQELRAQLSQREHRLAEVNDALSDYRERTTRLEVEKQRDTAHFEERLSLLGSARQELTHEFERLAGRIFDERQQQFSRHSRESVSALMTPVSEQIEQFRARLETLHGEQQQGRTQLSTQLESLAGLNRQMSEDASNLTRALKGDSKSQGNWGELILERVLERSGLRQGIEYEREVVLTHDQGRSRPDAVIYLPESRHLIIDAKVSLTAWSEVVAAENDAAREQAMRRHLRSVRSHIETLSDKGYARLPGLNAPDMVFLFMPIEPAFAAVFEHDDRLFHEAFDRHVVLVTPSTLLASLRTVAGLWRLERQNDNARDIVARAEKLLEKCHGFVTSMEEVGTHLERAAGSHRQAMNRLRDGQGSLIAQAGRLNALGVRNRKPWPESVSESARSGRDAQASQQAERHGALSTPGSDRETLRFDED from the coding sequence ATGAATAGTGCTGTGCTGATCTCTTTTGCAGTGACGGCACTGGCTGTTGCCGCACTCATTGCCCTGTGGCGGCGTGGCCAGCACCAGCGCACGCTGGTGGAAACGCTTGAGGAGGAACTTGAGCGTCTGCGTGAGCAGGTTGGCGATACCGAGCGCATGCTGGCCGAGCGTGAGGCCCTGCTCGAGCGGGAGCAGACCCATACTCAGGAGCTTCGGGCTCAGCTGTCACAGCGTGAACATCGGCTGGCCGAGGTCAACGATGCGCTATCGGATTACCGTGAGCGTACGACGCGGCTGGAAGTGGAAAAGCAGCGGGATACGGCTCATTTCGAAGAGCGCCTGAGCCTTCTGGGCAGCGCGCGTCAGGAGCTGACCCATGAGTTCGAGCGCCTGGCCGGGCGTATCTTTGATGAGCGTCAGCAGCAGTTTTCCCGCCACTCCCGGGAAAGCGTCAGCGCCCTGATGACGCCGGTAAGCGAACAGATCGAGCAGTTTCGGGCCCGCCTTGAAACCCTGCACGGCGAGCAGCAGCAGGGGCGCACCCAGCTTTCCACCCAGCTGGAGTCTCTGGCCGGGCTGAATCGTCAGATGAGTGAGGACGCCAGCAATCTGACCCGGGCCCTCAAGGGCGACAGCAAGTCGCAGGGCAACTGGGGCGAGCTGATTCTTGAGCGGGTGCTGGAGCGCTCCGGGCTGCGACAGGGCATCGAGTATGAGCGCGAAGTCGTGCTGACCCATGACCAGGGTCGATCACGCCCGGATGCCGTGATCTATCTGCCCGAGTCGCGTCATCTGATCATCGATGCAAAGGTGTCGCTGACCGCCTGGAGCGAAGTGGTGGCGGCCGAAAACGACGCGGCTCGCGAGCAGGCCATGCGCCGACACTTGCGTTCGGTACGCAGCCACATCGAGACACTGTCCGACAAGGGCTACGCGCGCCTGCCGGGGCTCAACGCACCGGACATGGTGTTTTTGTTCATGCCCATCGAACCCGCCTTTGCCGCGGTGTTCGAGCATGATGACCGCCTCTTTCATGAAGCCTTTGATCGCCATGTCGTGCTGGTGACGCCTTCCACGCTGCTGGCCAGTCTGCGCACGGTGGCCGGCCTCTGGCGGCTGGAACGCCAGAACGACAACGCACGCGACATTGTCGCGCGTGCCGAAAAACTGCTGGAGAAATGCCACGGCTTCGTGACCAGCATGGAGGAAGTGGGCACGCACCTGGAGCGTGCCGCCGGTAGCCATCGTCAGGCGATGAACCGCCTGCGTGACGGCCAGGGCAGCCTGATTGCTCAGGCCGGCCGGCTCAACGCGCTGGGTGTTCGCAATCGCAAGCCCTGGCCCGAGAGCGTCAGCGAGAGTGCCCGCTCGGGCCGTGACGCACAGGCGTCACAGCAGGCCGAGCGTCATGGTGCGCTTTCAACGCCCGGCAGTGACCGCGAGACGCTACGCTTTGACGAAGACTGA